A region of Malaciobacter marinus DNA encodes the following proteins:
- the hslV gene encoding ATP-dependent protease subunit HslV produces the protein MFEATTILAYKGEKEAVIGGDGQVTFGNSVLKGNATKIRTLYNGKILAGFAGSTADAFNLFDMFEEHLQTTKGDLLKAVIAFSKAWRKDKVLRRLEAMMIVLNKEHIFILSGNGDVVEPEDGKIASIGSGGNFAISAARALDKHASLPAQDLVKESLMIAGELCIYTNQNIKILTIEE, from the coding sequence ATGTTTGAAGCAACTACAATATTAGCCTACAAAGGTGAAAAAGAAGCCGTAATTGGTGGAGATGGACAGGTTACTTTTGGTAATTCTGTTTTAAAAGGAAATGCTACTAAAATTAGAACTTTATATAACGGAAAAATTTTAGCAGGTTTTGCAGGTAGCACAGCTGATGCTTTCAATCTTTTTGATATGTTTGAAGAACATTTACAAACTACTAAAGGTGATTTGTTAAAAGCAGTAATTGCTTTTTCTAAAGCTTGGCGAAAAGATAAAGTTTTAAGAAGACTAGAAGCAATGATGATTGTTTTAAATAAAGAGCATATATTTATTTTAAGTGGAAACGGTGATGTGGTAGAGCCAGAAGATGGAAAAATTGCTTCAATTGGAAGTGGTGGAAATTTTGCAATCTCTGCTGCAAGGGCTTTAGATAAACATGCAAGTTTACCTGCACAAGATTTAGTAAAAGAATCATTGATGATTGCAGGTGAATTATGTATTTATACGAATCAAAATATTAAAATTTTAACAATAGAGGAATAG
- a CDS encoding recombinase family protein has protein sequence MSKIFSFVRINKNNEVYTKQQNDVLNEYIKKQNIKIYQSIEIEINTPSDEKNMLDFLKNSQSKSTLLVADLNVFGRTVETILEIVKFLLSNKIRIIVIKQNLDLIDDNDMLTQMILGVISMTLKLEKELMSIRTKEALTAKKLEGAHLGKPKGTIQKSKFDNQREKIEELLSVGLSVRKIAKLLGYSNHIGLNNYVKKRSIRENLRNTLDIAS, from the coding sequence GTGTCTAAAATTTTTAGTTTTGTTCGAATAAATAAAAACAATGAGGTGTATACCAAACAACAAAATGATGTTCTAAATGAGTATATAAAAAAACAAAATATCAAGATTTATCAAAGTATTGAAATAGAAATAAATACTCCTAGTGATGAAAAAAACATGCTAGATTTTCTAAAAAATTCCCAAAGTAAATCAACTTTATTAGTTGCAGATTTAAATGTTTTTGGAAGAACAGTTGAAACAATTTTAGAGATAGTTAAATTTTTATTAAGTAATAAAATCAGAATTATTGTAATAAAACAAAATCTAGATTTAATAGATGATAATGATATGTTAACTCAAATGATTTTAGGTGTAATCTCTATGACTTTAAAACTTGAAAAAGAGCTTATGAGTATAAGAACTAAAGAAGCACTTACTGCAAAAAAATTAGAAGGTGCTCATCTTGGAAAACCAAAAGGTACAATTCAAAAATCAAAATTTGATAATCAAAGAGAAAAAATAGAAGAGTTATTATCTGTTGGTTTATCAGTAAGAAAGATTGCAAAACTTTTAGGTTATAGCAATCATATTGGATTAAATAATTATGTCAAAAAAAGAAGTATTAGAGAAAATTTGAGAAATACTCTTGATATTGCAAGTTAA
- the hslU gene encoding ATP-dependent protease ATPase subunit HslU, with protein sequence MDLTPKQIVKYLDDYIIGQDDAKKTIALALRNRFRRMQVEPVLQEEIMPKNILMIGSTGVGKTEIARRLAKMMGLPFVKVEASKYTEVGFVGRDVESMIRDLVYESINLVTKEYEEKIVDKIDGEVNRKIIEKLVPPLPETATETAKESFIKTYNKMEEKLLSGALDDKKIEIELPKKTHVEIIDSSMPMDMSSMQESLSKMLGGLNKEKVKKEVTIKDARVLLRDEASENLLDHEAIKIEAIKRTENGGIIFLDEIDKIATGTKSQNQDPSKEGVQRDLLPIVEGSSVQTKFGQVKTDHILFIAAGAFHVSKPSDLLPELQGRFPLRVELSSLDEDALYKILTNTKNSLLRQYEALLKVEDVTLEFSDDAIHAFAKYSVTANEKTEDIGARRLHTVIEKVIEDISFSADEKKGETIIVDKDLVEKKLEDIVENEDTARYIL encoded by the coding sequence ATGGATTTAACTCCTAAACAAATAGTTAAGTATCTTGATGATTATATTATTGGACAAGATGACGCAAAAAAGACAATTGCATTAGCACTAAGAAATAGATTTAGAAGAATGCAAGTTGAACCAGTACTTCAAGAAGAGATAATGCCTAAAAATATTCTTATGATAGGAAGTACAGGTGTGGGGAAAACTGAAATTGCTAGAAGATTAGCTAAGATGATGGGATTGCCATTTGTAAAAGTTGAAGCTAGTAAATATACAGAAGTTGGATTTGTAGGTAGAGATGTTGAATCAATGATTAGAGACTTAGTTTATGAATCAATAAACTTAGTAACAAAAGAGTATGAAGAAAAAATTGTTGATAAAATTGATGGAGAAGTTAATAGAAAAATAATAGAAAAACTTGTTCCACCTTTACCAGAAACAGCAACTGAAACTGCAAAAGAATCATTTATTAAAACATATAATAAAATGGAAGAAAAATTATTAAGTGGTGCTTTAGATGATAAAAAAATAGAGATTGAACTTCCTAAGAAAACACATGTTGAAATAATTGACTCTTCAATGCCAATGGATATGAGTTCAATGCAAGAGAGTCTTTCTAAAATGTTAGGCGGACTAAATAAAGAAAAAGTTAAAAAAGAAGTAACAATAAAAGATGCAAGGGTTTTATTAAGAGATGAAGCAAGTGAGAATTTACTTGATCATGAAGCTATAAAAATTGAAGCAATTAAAAGAACTGAAAATGGTGGAATTATATTTTTAGATGAAATTGATAAAATTGCCACAGGAACAAAATCTCAAAATCAAGATCCTTCAAAAGAAGGTGTTCAAAGAGATTTACTTCCAATTGTTGAGGGAAGCTCTGTTCAAACTAAATTTGGTCAAGTTAAAACTGATCATATTTTATTTATTGCTGCTGGAGCATTTCATGTAAGTAAACCAAGTGATTTACTTCCTGAACTTCAAGGAAGATTTCCTTTAAGAGTAGAGTTAAGCTCATTAGATGAAGATGCATTATATAAAATATTAACAAATACAAAAAATTCTCTTTTAAGACAATATGAGGCATTATTAAAAGTTGAAGATGTAACATTGGAATTTAGTGATGATGCAATTCATGCCTTTGCAAAATATTCAGTAACTGCAAATGAGAAAACTGAAGATATTGGTGCAAGAAGACTTCATACTGTAATTGAAAAGGTTATTGAAGATATTAGTTTTAGTGCTGATGAGAAAAAAGGTGAAACTATTATAGTTGACAAAGATTTAGTTGAGAAGAAACTAGAGGATATTGTTGAAAATGAAGATACTGCAAGGTATATCTTGTAA
- the rplI gene encoding 50S ribosomal protein L9 yields MKVLLTKDVKSLGKAGEVKEVKDGYGKNFLIGKGLALHATNDVIRKYEAQKKREQEQIAIEIDEATKLAETLNSTKLTIKHKAGANGHLIGSVTNKEISEALNDEFEIKIDKKNISLDKKIKAPGIYEVDCKLGHAVHATLKVDIIGE; encoded by the coding sequence ATGAAAGTTTTATTAACAAAAGATGTAAAAAGCTTAGGTAAAGCAGGTGAAGTTAAAGAAGTAAAAGATGGATATGGAAAAAACTTCTTAATTGGGAAAGGTCTTGCTTTACATGCAACAAATGATGTAATAAGAAAATATGAAGCACAAAAGAAAAGAGAGCAAGAACAAATAGCTATAGAAATTGATGAGGCTACAAAACTAGCAGAAACTTTAAATTCTACAAAATTAACAATCAAACATAAAGCTGGTGCAAATGGACATCTAATAGGTTCAGTTACAAATAAAGAGATAAGTGAAGCTTTAAATGATGAGTTCGAAATTAAGATTGATAAGAAAAATATATCTTTAGATAAAAAAATAAAAGCACCTGGTATTTATGAAGTTGATTGTAAATTAGGCCATGCTGTTCATGCAACTTTAAAAGTTGACATTATAGGAGAGTAG